The Plasmodium relictum strain SGS1 genome assembly, chromosome: 9 genome window below encodes:
- the ALP2a gene encoding actin-like protein, putative has protein sequence MFQNIQTIILDINDGEMRAGYSGECSPRYNSNLILGLPLGHNATLKHTIFPLLPEVKRDNVELLYGMKYIYNDNNNSKYDINYEVMEKLFEDISGSKALDDNFQDHPILLTEPNKTDSKYREKFTELMFESYNVFQLFLSRRSVLSCYGCARTSGLVLNVEKNCTNLCGIQEGYIFQKHIEEVPIGGDLIDRIYLAYLENIKKIKIYPYFSIDTSQNSERNNEIKILKCPLVTKSYYLWGSLYVVNQLKESLVTDQNVCDKNKKSSNTNETNNYKLPDGNVIDECTIDSLKLIFPYIFFRKKYNQNNISKIGGTLSLNNIDLNLFYDSLKNLKLPILYTYNYKINSSNSIIEKVLENTSDKNSNICYSDQIDNYFEIFDGLQNFIKKGILSFISSNINLDEILNFLIVTGESTMFNNFVGILKSYLPFIDTIKEKNTKIIYSKGTDRKYNCFIGASILSSLGSFPQFCMTKNEYEEYGVKNIVDRKCV, from the coding sequence atgtttcaGAATATACAAACAATAATTCTCGATATTAATGATGGTGAAATGAGAGCAGGTTATTCTGGTGAATGCTCACCAAGATATAAttcaaatttaattttaggTTTACCTTTAGGACATAATGCAACATTAAAGCATACCATATTTCCATTATTACCAGAAGTAAAAAGAGATAATGTAGAATTATTATACGGAATGAAATACatttataatgataataataatagtaaataTGATATAAATTATGAAGTAATGGAAAAACTGTTTGAGGACATATCAGGAAGTAAAGCATTAGATGATAATTTCCAAGATCATCCAATTTTATTAACAGAACCCAATAAAACGGATAGTAAATATAGAGAAAAATTTACTGAGTTAATGTTCGAATCTTACAATgtttttcaattatttttatctagaAGAAGTGTCTTATCATGCTATGGATGTGCAAGAACATCTGGTTTAGTATTAAATGTCGAAAAAAATTGTACTAATTTGTGTGGTATACAAGAAGGATATATCTTTCAAAAGCATATTGAAGAAGTTCCTATAGGAGGAGATTTAATAGATAGAATTTATTTGGCGTATTtggaaaatattaaaaaaataaaaatttatcctTATTTTTCTATTGATACAAGCCAAAATAGTGaaagaaataatgaaataaaaatattaaaatgcCCATTAGTGACAAAGTCATATTACCTTTGGGGATCCCTATATGTAGTTAATCAGTTAAAAGAAAGTTTAGTTACTGATCAAAATGTttgtgataaaaataaaaaatcttcGAATACAAATGAAACTAATAATTATAAACTACCAGATGGCAATGTAATAGATGAGTGTACCATTGATTCATTAAAACTTATATTcccatatattttttttagaaaaaaatataatcaaaataatataagtaAAATTGGTGGAACCCtatcattaaataatattgacttaaatttattttatgattctttaaaaaatttgaaacttccaattttatatacatataactataaaataaatagtagTAATTCAATTATTGAAAAAGTTCTTGAAAATACTTCTGATAAAAATTCGAATATATGTTATTCAGATCAAATTGATAATTACTTTGAAATTTTTGATGGgttacaaaattttattaaaaagggAATTTTATCCTTTATATCctctaatataaatttagatgaaattcttaattttttaattgtaacAGGAGAATCTACTATGTTTAACAATTTTGTAGGAATTTTAAAATCATATCTACCTTTTATTGAtacaataaaagaaaaaaatactaaaataatttatagtAAAGGAACagatagaaaatataattgttTTATAGGGGCATCTATTTTATCATCATTAGGTTCTTTCCCCCAGTTTTGTATGACAAAAAATGAATACGAAGAATATGGGGTTAAAAATATTGTTGATAGGAAATgtgtttaa
- the CK2beta1 gene encoding casein kinase II beta chain, putative translates to MNNSDSNKDLQDSKSDKSTSWVKWFNSRALSNFLVEVDHEYLTDSFNLYGLKSEIPNFNHLLSIIAGDAPDEEDSKNNYSKDAVCLYSLIHARYITTPKGLSLMKDKYIKGDFGSCPRVSCSQHNVLPIGLFDQIKIAKVHIYCPLCQEIYKIHDEDKVYLDGSFFGTSFPHILLQTYPYYATLKTPSYCTSKIFGFGVYHNFTRTEYKIAKGEFGKLARENFLKKNPKYLKKLRKEELQIRDT, encoded by the coding sequence atgaataaCAGTGATTCTAATAAGGATTTACAAGATTCAAAATCTGATAAAAGTACATCGTGGGTTAAATGGTTTAATAGTAGAGCACTAAGTAATTTCTTAGTTGAAGTAGATCACGAATATTTAACGGactcttttaatttatatggTTTAAAATCAGAGATTCCAAATTTTAATCATTTATTGTCCATTATTGCAGGGGATGCCCCAGATGAAGAAGattctaaaaataattatagtaAAGATGCAGTATGCTTATATTCATTGATTCATGCAAGGTATATTACAACACCAAAAGGATTATCATTAATGAAAGACAAATATATTAAGGGAGATTTTGGAAGTTGCCCAAGAGTTAGTTGTTCTCAACATAACGTTTTGCCTATTGGATTATTTGATCAAATTAAAATTGCAAAAGTTCATATTTATTGCCCTTTATGTcaagaaatttataaaatacatGATGAAGATAAAGTATATTTGGATGGTTCTTTTTTCGGTACATCTTTTCCTCATATATTATTACAAACATATCCTTATTATGCAACCTTAAAAACACCTTCATATTGCACTTCTAAAATTTTCGGTTTTGGTGTTTATCATAATTTTACAAGAACAGAATATAAAATTGCTAAAGGAGAATTTGGAAAATTAGCTAGGgaaaactttttaaaaaaaaatcctaaatatttaaaaaaattaaggaaGGAAGAATTACAAATTAGAGATACAtag
- a CDS encoding CPW-WPC family protein, putative, translating into MKKVAIIFFFFFIGKVIGIKIYMKRKYPNVENGVYQLDNRGRPIKIVDVNYEHIWEIPKNGGVNTYAVVKKNGEVKKFSEGTNIIYGTTKRIKKENTDKTDKKKIKKEIEKYKKTLDIKNVSNVSKKEDTELKKKKEKKKTLHRAIHITADDVPSTEKEKEEDEDEINIGKELGVAIRENFETHYEESKNPSSLSTDLLDTKIPGGIEKLLMDDLEDRKWISKKPLSDKICLRDYSKQCPSTWERISEVQCRSPKEYSGPCSHIMVFEPMTSKEKSQLATDCKVNWLCINESCGNSKRDYSKDCPENWNYTGKCEAPENYSGGCNKIMDFGAFTQNEKEEFSSACKVVWPCKEESCERDYSITCPKGWSYDASKDMCKGSKEFEGLISKEEMEAISHMSYHQRIAFSSKYGIAWPCKNKCTYGYDIYPCPRGWINLMNSGACKAPDDYNPPISCPRITHFDYMNINEKEKFSKKCNVKWLCIENAQRDYSKCPIHFDYIDKGNNKGMCKPNEKYKGPCKEVQDILSLTLEQKYNFEETCEAQFHRIENKNIPQVKQDNIPENTMEKLLKGTDISKSGITLE; encoded by the exons atgaaaaaagtggcaattatttttttttttttctttattggAAAAGTTATTGggataaagatatatatgaaaagaaaatatcCTAATGTAGAAAATGGAGTATATCAGTTAGACAATAGAGGGAGACCAATAAAAATTGTTGATGTTAACTATGAACACATATGGGAAATACCTAAAAATGGGGGAGTTAATACTTATGCTGTTGTTAAAAAGAATGgtgaagtaaaaaaatttagtgaAGGAACGAATATAATATATGGAACAactaaaagaataaaaaaagaaaatacagATAAaacagataaaaaaaaaattaaaaaagaaattgaaaaatataagaaaacacttgatattaaaaatgtttcTAATGTttctaaaaaagaagatacagaactaaaaaaaaaaaaagaaaaaaaaaagacactACATCGTGCTATACATATAACAGCAGATGATGTCCCATCaacagaaaaagaaaaggaagaaGATGAAGA TGAAATAAATATAGGAAAGGAATTAGGAG ttgCAATAAGAGAAAATTTTGAGAC gCATTATGAAGAATCAAAAAATCCATCTTCTCTAAGTACTGATTTATTAGATACAAAAATTCCTGGTGGTATAGAGAAATTATTGATGGATGATTTAGAAGATAGAAAATGGATATCTAAAAAACCCTTAAGTGATAAAATATGTTTAAGAGATTATTCAAAACAGTGTCCTTCTACATGGGAACGAATATCAGAAGTACAATGCAGATCACCGaa aGAATATTCTGGTCCTTGTTCTCACATTATGGTTTTTGAACCTATGActtcaaaagaaaaaagtcaACTAGCAACAGATTGCAAAG TCAACTGGCTATGTATTAATGAGTCATGTGGCAACAGTAAAAGAGATTATTCAAAAGATTGTCCTGAAAATTGGAATTACACAGGAAAATGTGAAGCTCCTga AAATTATTCTGGAGGATGTAACAAAATAAtg gATTTTGGTGCTTTTACACAAAATGAAAAGGAGGAATTTTCCTCAG cCTGTAAAGTG GTTTGGCCATGTAAAGAAGAATCATGTG AAAGAGACTACTCAATAACATGCCCCAAAg GATGGTCTTACGATGCAAGTAAAGATATGTGTAAAGGAAGTAAAGAATTTGAAGGATTGATTTCAAAAGAAGAAATGGAAGCTATAAGCCATATGTCTTATCat CAAAGAATAGCATTTTCATCTAAATATGGAATTGCATGGCCCTGTAAGAATAAATGCACTTATGGTTATGATATATATCCTTGCCCCAGGGGATGgataaatttaatgaattcAGGAGCTTGTAAGGCTCCTGACGATTATAATCCTCCAATTAGCTGTCCTCGTATAACACATTTtgattatatgaatataaatgaaaaagaaaaatttagtaAAAAGTGTAATGTTAAATGGTTATGTATCGAAAATGCACAAAGAGATTATTCAAAATGCCCAATACATTTTGATTATATAGATAAAGGAAATAATAAAGGTATGTGTAAGcctaatgaaaaatataaaggaCCATGTAAAGAAGTTCAAgatattttatcattaactcttgaacaaaaatataactttGAAGAAACTTGCGAAGCACAATTTCATCGTAtagaaaataagaatattcCTCAAGTAAAACAAGATAATATTCCTGAAAATACAATGGAAAAATTACTAAAAGGAACGGATATTTCTAAAAGTGGAATTACATTAGAATAA
- the NOT1 gene encoding CCR4-NOT transcription complex subunit 1, putative, translating to MNNNFNINVQVDDAALNKYEVEVNSYFAKLYTGEITVNTMLDIMKNLSLSPKGSKNNDVYKSMLLILFNECRFFPKYPNEELDVTAQLFGKLIKHNLLISYGNTLAVALKCILEALKKGKDSKMFNFGITALEQFEDSLICYPSFLSSLISIPNLRQYNAQYVIHCRNLLNSLPEHMRSLPYIDSSTILKIKHLSEMSTNSSSNINISQLLNNDVKKFSTTNANNNLKNMNNLSVNLSKKKNNNTSSIGNINNISSCSNNNNNNLSNALGNLLNNGCNNNNINNDNLLLYINDILPNCANVEQSLHKVNNMSSLNRNDNIFKNKNVNENLSNNLNLNNFSSVNNINNQLNMNILNNDKSNNTSSINNLYLNRSFLTANENNQLNKNTNVAGNNSYINREMNYRNSSCLNENTANSNIASYIDNAIKINTNENVKYANNENDNNSIKEKEQLYGIIDSFYDQTQKGLPSHLNLNNISGFGLGQIECLIDNTDFTKNIVVPSSFIVGEVFSIFNTLCLFNIDEKTKILKDVMQPEYYNW from the coding sequence ATGAATAACAACTTTAACATAAATGTTCAGGTGGACGATGCAGCTCTTAACAAGTATGAAGTTGAAGTAAATAGTTATTTTGCAAAATTATATACTGGGGAAATTACAGTGAATACAATGCTtgatattatgaaaaatttatcCTTATCCCCTAAAGGgtcaaaaaataatgatgtaTATAAATCAATGTTgcttattctttttaatgaGTGTAGATTTTTTCCAAAGTACCCCAATGAAGAATTAGATGTAACAGCTCAACTATTTGgaaaattaattaaacacaatttattaatatcttATGGTAATACATTAGCTGTTGCATTAAAATGCATACTGGAAGCGttgaaaaaaggaaaagattCCAAGATGTTTAATTTTGGAATAACAGCATTAGAACAGTTTGAAGATTCTTTAATTTGTTATCCTAGCTTTTTATCATCTTTAATATCTATACCAAATTTGAGGCAATATAATGCTCAATATGTGATTCATTGTAGAAATTTGTTAAATTCACTCCCTGAACACATGAGAAGCTTGCCTTATATAGATTCCTCTACAATATTAAAAATCAAGCACCTTTCTGAAATGAGCACAAATAGCTCttcaaatattaatatatcgCAGTTATTAAACAATGATgtgaaaaaattttcaacaACTAAtgcaaataataatttaaaaaatatgaataatttaagtGTAAATCtcagtaaaaaaaaaaataataacactAGTAGTATTGggaatattaataatattagtagttgtagtaataataataacaataatttaTCAAACGCTTTAGGTAATTTACTAAATAATGgatgtaataataataatataaataatgataatttattattatatatcaaTGATATTTTACCAAATTGCGCAAATGTAGAGCAATCCTTACataaggttaataacatGTCTTCTTTAAATAGAAACGATAacattttcaaaaataaaaatgtgaaTGAAAACTtaagtaataatttaaatttaaataacttttcatcagttaataatataaataatcaaTTGAATATGAATATTCTAAATAATGATAAGTCGAATAATACTAGCagcataaataatttatatttaaatagatCATTTTTAACtgcaaatgaaaataatcaaCTTAACAAAAATACAAATGTAGCTGGAAACAATTCATATATTAATAGAGAGATGAATTATAGAAATAGCTCATgcttaaatgaaaatacagCAAACTCAAATATAGCAAGTTATATAGATAATGCAATTAAGATAAATACTAACGAAAATGTGAAATATGCAAATAATGAGAACGATAATAATTCTATTAAGGAAAAGGAACAGTTATATGGTATAATTGACAGTTTCTATGATCAAACTCAAAAAGGTTTACCTtctcatttaaatttaaataatataagtgGGTTTGGTTTAGGACAAATAGAATGTTTGATTGATAATACagattttacaaaaaatatagttGTTCCTTCATCCTTTATAGTAGGAGAAGTATTTAGTATTTTTAACACTTTatgtttatttaatattgatgaaaagacaaaaattttaaaagatgTAATGCAGCCAGAATATTATAATTGG
- the SufD gene encoding FeS cluster assembly protein SufD, putative, which yields MPKILMFNYLFVFLLLTNNIVKFFYYVENKNFNDICLYNSNFKKELKINKTIKLKLQTKKYSYIDLKQKEKKTYNKIEHVFDRNDIKKNVCVIYFNINNFKKKIQKKLYLACKTIENESFTYKKIARNYPILRIFEKLSQKRNLRKNKVKIILTIKKHLLLKKENLLKTPRLFFINICIKNKNQKKRNSKKYLKKYEELYKIFTPNNDEEDEHISKVDKRNISNIIINEWCLSKNEKKYNMTLMYDYISNMHNTEYQDAKSINNFIKNNELIEKEECEKKSKSYLTYKYKFKYINPIDKRINFYEYEYYIPKLIKYEEDISTESKFVPSNFNSPKCYNKSPVNFLTTSGFSSRNIDTFGKDRNKIYSFNTPTDIKRNIFFNDLMLISSSYNQHFFSNLCFLLNLHTFQILIRDKTAIETDFIIDKFDQLKAKLMELRSHDSKKDKISINCDSTTNIENKKMNISCSNSDSLDLSLESETEDNKNKYIKNEQEINKKDKNIINKDIDEIKNDSKNSNDVEEKNENNQKKNGEISNSNDKIDEEIARHLTYKKSLFDDKIQVFKKKYDQNILEDKEFINLWKYDENGEIVENLNRIPIPKIYLNIDDPKFCMWKILQNSGKCAFREIPTPNRKLEAWRQQINLKSFYKQNFDTSISLRNISKEELTNFKMKILDNLDKENENMKKGNKESNERECDKNNLSILDIGKIPDDAYMQTLHNEECENPNNDETYDKNVIEENYETNHKVLRNDEYSSQKEKNFKMKSQKKFINSSNDKENHTDNYKNKYKKAFYTLVVRDGIVDEYLSDDISILKKLNNELKESAKKKTENDNNLDETNNNENNKSKIFVGSFFNVKDVEVEYLINKELYFIPEYSNWHKKNTQPFIRGQIGKQSRKFDNDYPIYDYRKSDFGMAKFSSLNLASIKDCAVIYLDKDIDLSDKFIHVIFIATSKNEDDNINNEKSQYSVFENTPININKDINKNPGKTYEKSIPEGENKNIDINKIKERIEINGTDIDMGSSLTENYSTEESEIEKKNLEKEKIKYTEKKLKEHMHSPVTNPRLIVYIKRNSKLNIYESHISLNKNNSGLVNAFSRICLEEKSKIDHTLSQELGKNVWYFHNISVKNGLNANYKFVDVLLGSLSSRVNLQIEGEKECKQESYGLALLDDKQNISQYEMFHHEHPRMDTNQLFKFLVSDKAHAVWRSRGRIEKDAIKAKLNTLCRSILLNFGASAVSIPTLEIIPSDIECANHGATISDLEKEPIFVLMTRGITEKYAREIMMKSFVNEILKHISDENLKDRVLEKLLKMSHKYNKNS from the coding sequence ATGCCtaaaatattaatgtttAATTACCTTTtcgtttttttattattaactaaTAATATcgtgaaatttttttattatgtggAGAACAAAAATTTCAATGATATTTGCTTATATAATtccaattttaaaaaagaattaaagataaataaaacaattaaGTTAAAACTTCAAACAAAGAAATATTCTTATATAGActtaaaacaaaaagaaaaaaaaacatataacaAAATAGAACATGTATTTGATAgaaatgatattaaaaaaaatgtatgtGTAATTTATTTCAACATTAacaattttaagaaaaaaattcaaaagaaATTGTATCTAGCATGTAAAACAATTGAAAATGAAAGTTTtacatacaaaaaaattgCAAGAAATTATCCCATTCTTCGGATTTTTGAAAAGTTATCACAAAAAAggaatttaagaaaaaataaagtaaaaataatattaacaataaaaaaacatctacttttaaaaaaagaaaatctcCTCAAAACTCCACGgttgttttttattaatatatgtattaaaaataaaaatcaaaagaaaagaaattctaaaaaatatttaaagaaatacgaagaattatataaaatatttacacCAAACAATGATGAGGAAGATGAACATATTTCAAAAGTAGATAAGCGCAATATATcaaatattatcattaatgAGTGGTGTTTATCCAAAAACGAAAAGAAGTATAATATGACTTTAATGTATGATTATATATCAAATATGCATAATACCGAATATCAAGACgcaaaaagtataaataattttataaaaaataatgaattaatagaaaaagaagaatgtgaaaaaaaaagtaaatcttatttaacatataaatataaatttaaatacatAAATCCTATtgataaaagaattaatttttatgaatatgaatattacattcccaaattaataaaatatgaagaagATATTTCTACTGAATCTAAATTTGTTCCTTCTAATTTTAACTCACCTAAATGTTATAATAAATCTCCCGTAAACTTCTTGACAACTAGTGGTTTTAGCAGTCGTAATATTGATACTTTTGGTAAagatagaaataaaatatattcatttaatacACCAACggatattaaaagaaatattttttttaatgatttgATGTTAATATCATCTTCTTATAATCAGCATTTTTTTTCCAATTTATGctttttgttaaatttacACACATTTCAAATTTTAATACGAGATAAAACTGCTATAGAAACAGATTTTATAATTGATAAATTTGATCAATTAAAAGCAAAATTAATGGAATTGCGCTCTCACGATTCAAAGAAAGATAAAATATCTATAAATTGTGATAGCACAACAAACATTGAAAACAAAAAGATGAACATTTCTTGTTCTAACTCGGATTCACTTGATTTATCATTAGAATCTGAAAcagaagataataaaaacaaatatataaaaaatgaacaggaaataaataaaaaggataaaaatataataaataaagatattgATGAAATTAAGAATGATAGTAAGAATAGTAATGAcgtagaagaaaaaaatgaaaataatcaaaaaaagAATGGAGAAATTTCTAATTCTAATGATAAAATTGACGAAGAAATAGCACGCCATTTAACATacaaaaaaagtttattcGATGATAAAATTCAGGTGTTCAAAAAGAAATATgatcaaaatattttagaagATAAAGAATTTATCAATTTATGGAAATATGATGAAAATGGTGAAATAGTAGAAAACTTAAATAGAATACCTATAcctaaaatatatttaaatattgatGATCCCAAATTTTGCATGTGGAAGATTTTACAAAATTCAGGAAAATGTGCATTCAGAGAAATTCCTACACCAAATAGAAAATTAGAAGCATGGAGACAACAAATAAACCTAAAATCATTttataaacaaaattttgATACTAGTATAAGCTTAAGGAATATTTCAAAAGAAGAACtaacaaattttaaaatgaaaatattagatAATTTAGATaaggaaaatgaaaatatgaaaaaaggtAATAAAGAAAGTAATGAAAGAGAGTgcgataaaaataatttaagtatATTAGATATAGGAAAGATTCCAGATGATGCATATATGCAAACCTTACATAATGAAGAATGTGAAAATCCTAATAATGACGAAACATATGATAAAAACGTaatagaagaaaattatgaaaCCAACCATAAAGTGTTGAGAAATGATGAATATTCCtcacaaaaagaaaaaaattttaaaatgaaatcTCAAAAGAAATTCATTAATTCAAGtaatgataaagaaaatcatactgataattataaaaataaatataaaaaggcATTTTATACTTTGGTTGTAAGAGATGGAATAGTTGATGAATATTTATCTGATGACATAagcattttaaaaaaattaaataatgaattgaAGGAAtcagcaaaaaaaaaaacagaaaatgataataatttgGATGAAACTaacaataatgaaaataataaaagcaaAATATTTGTTGGtagtttttttaatgtaaaagATGTGGAAGtagaatatttaattaataaggaattatattttataccTGAGTATTCTAATtggcataaaaaaaatacacaaCCTTTTATTAGGGGTCAAATTGGTAAACAGTCAAGAAAATTTGATAATGATTATCCAATTTATGATTATAGAAAAAGTGACTTTGGTATGGctaaattttcttctttaaatTTAGCTTCAATAAAAGATTGTGCAGTTATTTATTTAGATAAAGATATTGATTTAAGTGATAAATTTATTCATGTAATATTTATAGCAACAtctaaaaatgaagatgataatataaataatgagaaATCACAATACAGCGTTTTTGAAAATACACCAATTAATATAAACaaagatattaataaaaatccTGGAAAAACTTACGAGAAAAGTATTCCTGAaggagaaaataaaaatattgatattaacaaaattaaagaaagaaTAGAAATTAATGGAACTGATATAGATATGGGTAGCAGTTTAACTGAAAATTATAGTACAGAAGAAAgtgaaattgaaaaaaagaatcttgaaaaagagaaaataaaatatacagaaaaaaaattgaaagaaCATATGCATAGCCCAGTAACTAACCCTAGGCTAATTGTTtacataaaaagaaatagcaaattaaatatttatgaatCACATATAtccttaaataaaaataacagtGGCCTAGTTAATGCCTTTTCTAGAATTTGCTTAGAAGAAAAATCTAAAATTGATCATACTTTATCTCAAGAATTAGGTAAAAATGTATggtattttcataatatttcAGTAAAAAATGGACTTAATGCAAATTATAAGTTCGTAGATGTACTCTTAGGTAGTTTATCATCACGTGTCAATTTGCAAATAGAAGGAGAGAAGGAATGCAAACAAGAAAGTTATGGTTTAGCTCTGTTAGATgataaacaaaatataagTCAATATGAAATGTTTCATCATGAGCATCCACGTATGGATACAAATCaactatttaaatttttagttTCAGATAAAGCTCATGCTGTTTGGAGAAGCAGAGGAAGAATAGAAAAAGATGCAATAAAAGCAAAATTAAATACCCTATGTAGATCTATTTTATTGAATTTTGGAGCAAGTGCTGTATCAATTCCCACTCTTGAAATAATTCCTAGTGATATAGAATGTGCAAATCATGGAGCAACTATAAGCGATTTAGAAAAAGAGCCAATTTTTGTTTTGATGACAAGAGGAATAACTGAAAAATATGCAAGAGAGATAATGATGAAATCTTTTGTAAATGAAATTCTTAAACATATATCTGACGAAAATCTGAAAGACAGAGTTTTAGAAAAGCTTTTGAAAATGTCTCATAAGTATAATAAGAATTCCTAA